In Halopseudomonas nanhaiensis, a single window of DNA contains:
- a CDS encoding DsbA family protein, which translates to MNRKSIVLSFTALILISVALAVYYFVRATPDVPQRAAHPTPSETSSHAADRGQLTRFHSPSIGPRTAPVTIVEFFDPSCEACRAFHPEVKRILADYPDSVQLVLRYVLFHRGSEEVSRILETARRQELFEPVLDAVLAAQPAWHDDPQVIAAWDAAERAGLDVEEARSDMMDSAIDAVLEMDMSDAKAVGIRGTPTFFVNGTQLRRLGPAPLRELVEQKIAEAAE; encoded by the coding sequence ATCAGCGTCGCACTTGCCGTGTACTATTTCGTCCGGGCCACCCCTGACGTGCCGCAGCGTGCAGCGCATCCGACACCCTCCGAAACCTCATCTCACGCCGCCGACCGCGGCCAGCTCACGCGCTTTCATTCGCCGTCGATCGGCCCGCGTACGGCGCCGGTGACCATCGTCGAGTTCTTTGATCCGTCATGCGAAGCCTGCCGGGCCTTTCATCCGGAAGTGAAGCGCATCCTGGCGGACTATCCCGACAGCGTGCAGCTGGTATTGCGCTACGTGCTGTTCCATCGCGGCTCGGAAGAGGTGTCGCGGATTCTTGAGACGGCGCGCAGACAGGAGCTGTTCGAGCCCGTGCTGGACGCTGTACTCGCCGCCCAGCCGGCCTGGCACGATGATCCGCAGGTGATCGCTGCCTGGGATGCGGCAGAGCGCGCTGGTCTGGACGTAGAGGAGGCACGCTCGGACATGATGGATTCCGCTATCGACGCGGTGCTCGAGATGGACATGAGCGATGCCAAGGCGGTAGGGATCCGCGGCACCCCGACGTTCTTCGTCAATGGCACACAATTGCGCCGACTGGGCCCGGCACCACTACGCGAGCTGGTGGAGCAGAAGATCGCCGAAGCGGCAGAGTGA
- the chrA gene encoding chromate efflux transporter, protein MADPIQSATSPWSVFRIFLRLGLTSFGGPVAHLGYFREEFVSRRAWFSDRSYADLVALCQFLPGPASSQVGIAIGLSRAGYAGALAAWLGFTLPSAIALVLFALGIARHPELLPAGALQGLKTAAVAVVAQAVWEMARKLCPDRPRVTLMALAAGGVLLIPHAWGQVAVILAAGCLGLLLFKPAEAAAEDALPCAIGRRTGLRFLGLFAALLLVLPLLSAALPGGAIELIDAFYRAGALVFGGGHVVLPLLQAEVVPDWVGGETFMAGYGAAQAVPGPLFTFSAFLGAAINGWLGATLCLLAVFLPSFLLVFAALPFWQALRGNPRAQAALSGINAAVVGLLLAALYDPVFTSSIERPEHFALAVAALIALVFWKVPAWFLVIACALVATLASAYV, encoded by the coding sequence ATGGCCGACCCGATTCAGTCTGCGACCAGCCCCTGGTCAGTCTTTCGCATATTTCTGCGGCTGGGACTGACCTCCTTCGGAGGCCCGGTTGCGCATCTTGGTTATTTTCGTGAAGAGTTCGTCTCCAGACGAGCCTGGTTCAGTGACCGCAGCTATGCCGATCTGGTCGCGCTCTGTCAGTTCCTCCCGGGCCCGGCGAGCAGCCAGGTCGGCATTGCCATCGGGTTGTCCCGAGCCGGCTACGCCGGTGCGCTGGCTGCCTGGCTCGGCTTTACCCTGCCATCGGCCATCGCACTGGTGCTGTTCGCGCTGGGTATTGCCCGACATCCGGAATTGCTGCCAGCCGGCGCACTGCAGGGCTTGAAGACCGCTGCAGTGGCCGTGGTCGCCCAGGCCGTATGGGAAATGGCGCGCAAGCTGTGTCCGGACCGGCCCCGCGTGACGCTCATGGCACTGGCGGCCGGTGGTGTCCTGCTTATTCCCCATGCCTGGGGCCAGGTGGCGGTCATCCTCGCGGCAGGCTGCCTCGGCCTGCTGCTGTTCAAACCGGCTGAGGCTGCGGCAGAGGACGCCTTGCCCTGCGCTATAGGCCGGCGCACTGGGCTGCGCTTTCTAGGCCTGTTCGCCGCGCTGCTGCTCGTGCTGCCGCTGCTGTCCGCAGCGCTGCCCGGCGGCGCGATAGAACTGATCGACGCATTCTACCGCGCCGGCGCACTGGTCTTCGGCGGCGGGCATGTTGTACTGCCACTGTTGCAAGCCGAGGTAGTGCCCGACTGGGTCGGCGGCGAAACCTTCATGGCAGGGTACGGCGCCGCGCAGGCGGTGCCGGGACCGCTGTTCACCTTTTCCGCCTTTCTTGGGGCCGCCATCAACGGCTGGTTGGGCGCCACGCTCTGCCTGCTGGCCGTCTTCCTGCCGTCGTTTCTGCTGGTGTTCGCCGCGCTGCCATTCTGGCAGGCCTTGCGCGGCAATCCTCGTGCGCAGGCGGCGTTGAGCGGCATCAACGCGGCGGTTGTCGGGCTACTCCTGGCCGCTTTGTATGATCCGGTGTTTACCAGCAGCATCGAGCGTCCTGAGCATTTTGCGCTGGCGGTCGCGGCATTGATCGCTCTGGTGTTCTGGAAGGTGCCAGCCTGGTTCCTGGTCATCGCTTGCGCGCTCGTCGCCACCCTGGCGTCGGCGTACGTTTAG
- a CDS encoding CHAD domain-containing protein: MSYHLRPDRKAPREILRVVSKRLGKARSALTAPKGERARGVHQARKRFKEMRAVLRLVRKPLGKDFDRENQRIRDAARLLSSSRDVTAIVESWDALAATDTDLFQQAQLRAVRKRLASRKPSPASGSEDDAIVEALAAVESLEADMAKWSLKPSGFDLYVDGLQRTYRDGRKALSVAAKDPSAHNLHEWRKRVKDHWYHTRLLLLGWPEHFKLRCALLKELSEMLGDEHDLAMLCLLMEEQPDLFGDETQRERIGAAIDKRREFLQSRALRLGRRLYAESPKALRKRWESYWQLTRRERRSQTSKS; encoded by the coding sequence ATGTCGTACCATCTTCGTCCCGATCGCAAGGCACCCAGGGAGATCCTCCGCGTCGTCAGCAAGCGCCTGGGGAAGGCACGCTCTGCACTCACTGCGCCCAAGGGCGAGCGCGCCCGCGGCGTCCACCAGGCTCGCAAGCGTTTCAAGGAGATGCGTGCGGTCCTGCGCCTGGTGCGCAAACCCCTCGGCAAGGACTTTGACCGGGAGAACCAGCGTATCCGTGATGCGGCACGCCTGCTGTCTTCATCGCGAGACGTCACCGCGATCGTCGAAAGCTGGGATGCCCTGGCAGCAACCGATACCGACCTGTTTCAACAGGCGCAACTGCGAGCCGTGCGCAAGCGTCTGGCCTCGCGCAAACCAAGCCCCGCGAGCGGCTCGGAGGACGACGCGATCGTCGAAGCGCTTGCCGCAGTCGAGTCGCTCGAAGCAGACATGGCCAAATGGAGTTTGAAGCCCAGCGGGTTCGATCTGTACGTCGACGGTCTGCAAAGAACCTACCGTGACGGGCGCAAGGCGCTCTCCGTAGCCGCGAAGGACCCGAGCGCACACAACCTTCACGAATGGCGCAAGCGCGTGAAGGATCACTGGTACCACACCCGACTGTTGCTGCTTGGCTGGCCGGAACACTTCAAGCTGCGCTGCGCCTTGCTCAAGGAACTGTCGGAGATGCTTGGCGACGAGCATGACCTGGCCATGCTCTGTCTGCTGATGGAAGAGCAACCGGACCTGTTCGGCGACGAGACACAACGTGAGCGCATCGGCGCGGCGATCGACAAGCGACGCGAGTTTCTGCAAAGCCGTGCGCTGCGGCTCGGGCGCCGGCTGTATGCCGAGTCGCCAAAGGCGCTGCGTAAACGCTGGGAAAGTTATTGGCAGCTCACCCGGCGAGAGCGGCGGTCACAGACGTCAAAAAGCTGA
- a CDS encoding thioredoxin family protein produces MGMNHTYTDKEPTRDAVDARKGPVVIEFGTAWCGHCRAAQDAIAAAFDGHPGVEHLKIEDGPGRRLGRSFRVKLWPTLIFMRDGEEVDRLVRPGEAGDVRKAMARIDSGSDPSVE; encoded by the coding sequence ATGGGAATGAACCACACCTACACCGACAAAGAGCCAACTCGCGATGCTGTCGACGCGCGGAAAGGACCGGTCGTTATCGAATTCGGTACCGCGTGGTGCGGGCACTGCCGCGCCGCCCAGGACGCTATCGCAGCCGCCTTCGACGGTCACCCTGGCGTCGAGCATCTGAAGATCGAGGACGGCCCCGGCCGGCGCCTTGGTCGCTCGTTCCGGGTGAAGCTCTGGCCCACCCTGATCTTCATGCGTGACGGTGAGGAGGTCGATCGGCTGGTGCGGCCAGGCGAGGCCGGAGACGTCCGTAAGGCCATGGCCCGGATCGACAGCGGCTCTGACCCGTCTGTCGAGTAA
- a CDS encoding CocE/NonD family hydrolase: protein MTRKPFLGAARGAALSLAIASAALAGAITLPANAAGNDRPIAGAISGGGAAIAQQKYDITITSFDGTEIAMTLYQPRLEQGQPAPLLMYSHGWSGSRSTDLSETDALTEAARKAWDSGYFVLTFDQRGFGDSGGQANVQDPDVEGRDIQAMLDWAEANLAPHLAYLRGDPLVGGLGVSYGGGFQLVGSSVDARFDALVPVITWHDLSYSLTPEGVPKTAWLSFLTGVAATDQAPWVTQSYAESLSGTASEAAAQRLAGHGLGAYCQPRSDGAGTPAVDALFIQGVNDTLFNANEATWNFNCLREAGNDAYLLVTKGGHVLPALQDGSGGGLTNLGGLYNDVQCGDTRYRIADLSYDFLDAKLRKLQRNVDIPRVCLTQGNGKSVVADDMPTGGMEVSMDSGNLLVGPPSIDVILNLLGKLDPARLADVLSLLSADTASLLTSALTGLVTVDPDRVTAILTEMVETLPPALLADLGTAPRFVPLYRASSDQVLAGLPLANLTIEGDAALDPRVFVGVGVKRRFRLSPELLGDQILPLRGTGARDTELVGVSTELRYGDEVGLMLYGFHPQYTLGFSRVPSAVKLTGNVQLPLH, encoded by the coding sequence ATGACTCGCAAGCCCTTCCTCGGTGCCGCTCGCGGCGCAGCCCTGAGCCTTGCAATCGCCAGTGCTGCGCTGGCCGGCGCAATCACTCTCCCCGCGAACGCTGCAGGCAACGACCGGCCGATCGCCGGCGCGATCAGCGGCGGCGGAGCCGCCATCGCCCAACAGAAGTACGACATCACCATTACCTCGTTCGATGGAACCGAGATCGCGATGACCCTCTACCAGCCGCGGCTGGAGCAGGGTCAACCTGCACCGCTACTCATGTATAGCCACGGCTGGAGCGGCAGCCGCTCGACGGATCTGAGCGAGACTGACGCATTGACCGAAGCTGCGCGCAAGGCATGGGACTCGGGTTACTTCGTCCTGACCTTCGATCAGCGCGGCTTTGGCGACAGCGGCGGCCAGGCTAATGTTCAGGACCCGGACGTCGAGGGCCGCGACATTCAGGCGATGCTCGACTGGGCAGAAGCCAATCTCGCGCCGCATCTGGCATATCTACGCGGCGACCCCCTGGTCGGGGGGCTGGGCGTCAGCTATGGCGGCGGCTTCCAGTTGGTCGGCTCCAGCGTGGACGCGCGGTTTGACGCGCTGGTGCCCGTCATCACCTGGCACGACCTGTCATACAGCCTGACCCCGGAAGGCGTACCAAAAACGGCATGGCTATCGTTTCTCACAGGTGTTGCCGCGACGGATCAGGCGCCGTGGGTGACTCAGTCCTATGCCGAGTCGCTCTCGGGCACGGCCAGCGAGGCAGCGGCGCAGCGCCTGGCCGGCCACGGCCTGGGCGCGTACTGCCAACCCCGCAGCGACGGCGCTGGTACACCGGCTGTCGATGCGCTGTTCATTCAGGGCGTCAACGACACGTTGTTCAACGCCAATGAGGCGACCTGGAACTTCAACTGCCTGCGTGAGGCCGGCAATGATGCCTACCTGCTGGTCACCAAGGGTGGGCACGTGCTGCCTGCGCTGCAGGACGGTTCAGGTGGCGGGCTGACGAACCTGGGTGGGCTATATAACGACGTGCAGTGTGGCGACACCCGCTACCGGATCGCCGACCTCTCCTACGACTTTCTCGACGCCAAACTGCGCAAGCTGCAGCGCAATGTGGACATTCCCCGGGTCTGCCTGACCCAGGGCAATGGCAAGAGTGTAGTCGCCGACGACATGCCTACCGGCGGCATGGAGGTATCGATGGACAGCGGCAATCTGCTCGTCGGCCCACCGTCGATTGACGTGATACTGAACCTGTTAGGCAAGCTTGATCCTGCGAGGTTGGCTGACGTCCTGAGCCTACTGTCAGCGGATACTGCCAGCCTGCTTACCAGCGCACTGACCGGGCTGGTCACGGTCGACCCGGACCGCGTTACCGCGATCCTCACCGAAATGGTCGAAACCCTACCACCGGCACTGCTCGCCGATCTTGGCACGGCTCCTCGCTTCGTTCCGCTGTACCGAGCCAGCAGTGATCAGGTGCTGGCTGGCCTGCCGTTGGCGAATCTGACCATAGAAGGCGACGCTGCACTGGATCCCCGGGTGTTTGTCGGGGTGGGCGTCAAGCGTCGCTTCCGCCTGAGCCCTGAGCTGTTGGGCGATCAGATCCTGCCGCTGCGCGGGACCGGCGCGCGCGATACCGAACTGGTCGGTGTGAGCACCGAGCTGCGCTATGGCGATGAGGTCGGTCTGATGCTTTACGGCTTCCATCCGCAGTACACACTGGGTTTTTCGCGCGTACCCAGCGCGGTCAAGCTGACCGGCAACGTACAGTTGCCATTGCACTGA